The genomic DNA CTGCCCGACGGCTGCCACGCGGAACGCTCCCCGGCGGTGCATCTGGCCGCGCTGCAGGACCTGATCGAGCTGCGCAACCTGCTGCACGGGGCCGAGCTGGAGGCGCCGCCGCACCTGTCGCTGGCGCTGGACCGCGCCGGGCCGGCGCTGCGCGTCTTCCGCCATGGCGACGGCGGGCTGGCCTGCTTCAACGGCACGCGGGGGGAGGCGGCGCCGCTGCTGGACCTCGTCCTCACCCAGGCCCAGGCGCGCGGCCGGGCGCCGCTGATCCTGCCCGACAGCGGCTTCCAGCGCCTGCTCGCCGGGCGGACGCTGGTGATCGTGGATTGCGGCCCGCCGCCGCCGCACGAGTCCGGCCCCGGGCCGCTGCCGCGCGGCGCCGACCGCTGGCACCATGCCGGCACGCTCAGCTTCGAGATGTCGGTCGGGCGGGACCGGCTGATCGTGAACTGTGGCGCCTCGCCCCTGGCCGAGCCCGCCTGGCGCGACGCGCTGCGCTCCACCGCGGCGCATTCCACGCTGGTCCTGGCCGACACCAACAGCGCCGAGCTGCGCGAGGACGGGCTGGGCCGCCGGCCCGAGACGGTGGAGGCCGAGCGGCAGGAGGCCGAGGGCGCGCAATGGCTGGATGCGACGCATGACGGGTGGAAGAAGATCCTCGGCGCCGTCCACCGCCGCCGCCTCTGGCTGTCCGAATCCGGCGACGACCTGCGCGGCGAGGACGCGGTCGAGGCCGAGAGCCCGCCCGGCGGCTTCGTGGTGCGCTTCCACCTGCACCCCACGGTGAAGGCCTCGATGCTGGAGGATGGGCGCGGCGTGCTGCTCCGCCTGCCTTCCGGCACGAGCTGGCGGATGCGGGCCGAGGGCGCCGCCCTGACGCTGGAGGAAAGCCTCTACGCGGCCGGCGAGCCGCAGCCGGCGCGGCAGGTGGTGCTGCAGGCGGAACCGGGGGCCCTGAGCGTGCAATGGGCGATCCGCCGCGTGCCGCCGGGCGAGCTGCGCGGCGACACGGCTGGCAAG from Roseomonas gilardii includes the following:
- a CDS encoding heparinase II/III family protein, producing MSGWLRGAKRTLAGLKPLRVPEAPARAFRDLWPGDAARGQRLLKGEFEVLGTTGLLLPAEAARATPGAPEAMGGGSPCWRAALHGFAWLRDLRALGTDNARLRARALTQDWLSRTGNEALADAPEVVGARLSAWLGHWDFLAATAEDGFRKALMQRLAQDARGLVSALPAHCEHRGALVALKGAMAAAVALEEEGWLTRCLKLLPAELERQFLPDGCHAERSPAVHLAALQDLIELRNLLHGAELEAPPHLSLALDRAGPALRVFRHGDGGLACFNGTRGEAAPLLDLVLTQAQARGRAPLILPDSGFQRLLAGRTLVIVDCGPPPPHESGPGPLPRGADRWHHAGTLSFEMSVGRDRLIVNCGASPLAEPAWRDALRSTAAHSTLVLADTNSAELREDGLGRRPETVEAERQEAEGAQWLDATHDGWKKILGAVHRRRLWLSESGDDLRGEDAVEAESPPGGFVVRFHLHPTVKASMLEDGRGVLLRLPSGTSWRMRAEGAALTLEESLYAAGEPQPARQVVLQAEPGALSVQWAIRRVPPGELRGDTAGKVEGAAPAGQRGIPGTPSRPPQGSGQGAAPGGTSPPGPAPAPTTGAPRED